In Erpetoichthys calabaricus chromosome 2, fErpCal1.3, whole genome shotgun sequence, a genomic segment contains:
- the scg2a gene encoding secretogranin-2, with protein MHRHKISLAGAVVLTCSLLHTCCIDAFSLRQQRLVENEAENKRQSPYFMPSPEMLKALGYIENLKQQTTGEEAVPDYDIEKLRALLRLNPTPTMEDAVQSILGDTRGGRVEDTSQRFKMLLRALQQADKESKFSLKTPNSQYVFNNRQYPEDEGVAEDFGDYGAYAWPERSRPLKQQQLLFEDEDSRESPYKRTNENVEEQYTPQSLATLESVFKEMGKLTVPTNHKREKLEEEQKMYKDNEDETYRVNNLAYEDVTGGEDWNPVEEKVETQEIEEMKNSKEEIDKSSDEIDEDTKRSSPPKYNKDPEDHETEEFSKRLDQYLMRILENNQREEEKRVRAERAKDAANSEKRIARPFGPYDMDPRAIYQLIELSRKLQIPPEDLIEMLKSGDSKKQDLVLDNPDDQDKIDEKVSQTVSYKKDKGGKSHNRRPQDLLPEDLPDDLNTEDILNILGVDNVINQAPKYTFKPVNIKNGPGRSSAGGRRGDYAAAQTRWLPNNSDRGPSDNGEPADEDELASYLATVLAKYPQIINSKDAKRVAQSSSAEDKVAYGNYEQAMKDYFDQMGVSDSASTIKRLSGPPEEDSKNIPHLDEEMLLKMLEYINQETGETEDRDRYAKVVNGM; from the coding sequence ATGCATCGGCATAAGATCTCTCTGGCCGGAGCAGTGGTTCTCACCTGCAGCCTTCTTCACACTTGTTGCATCGATGCGTTTTCATTACGGCAGCAAAGGCTAGTGGAAAATGAAGCAGAGAATAAGCGACAGAGCCCTTATTTCATGCCCAGTCCGGAGATGCTTAAAGCCTTGGGGTATATCGAAAACCTCAAGCAGCAAACGACTGGCGAAGAAGCGGTACCGGACTACGACATTGAAAAACTGCGAGCTTTGCTAAGACTTAATCCTACACCAACCATGGAAGACGCTGTCCAAAGTATACTGGGAGACACGCGGGGCGGTAGGGTGGAAGATACATCTCAGcgctttaaaatgctgcttagGGCGCTTCAGCAGGCGGATAAAGAGTCTAAATTCTCTCTTAAAACTCCGAACTCACAGTACGTCTTCAACAACAGGCAGTATCCAGAAGACGAAGGAGTAGCGGAAGACTTTGGTGATTATGGAGCCTACGCTTGGCCAGAACGGTCGAGACCCCTGAAACAGCAGCAGCTCCTTTTTGAAGACGAAGATTCGAGAGAAAGCCCCTACAAGCGCACAAATGAAAACGTGGAAGAGCAGTACACACCGCAAAGCCTGGCCACGCTGGAGTCTGTTTTTAAGGAGATGGGCAAGTTGACAGTGCCTACCAaccacaaaagagaaaagctagaAGAGGAGCAGAAAATGTACAAGGATAATGAAGACGAGACGTACAGGGTGAATAACTTGGCTTATGAAGATGTCACCGGAGGAGAGGACTGGAATCCAGTGGAGGAAAAAGTAGAGACCCAGGAGATTGAAGAGATGAAGAACAGCAAAGAGGAAATCGACAAAAGCTCCGATGAGATCGATGAAGACACCAAGAGGTCGAGTCCACCTAAATACAACAAGGATCCAGAGGATCACGAGACAGAGGAGTTCAGTAAACGCCTTGATCAATACCTTATGAGGATTCTGGAGAATAATCAAAGGGAAGAAGAAAAACGAGTGAGGGCGGAAAGGGCAAAGGATGCGGCAAACAGCGAAAAAAGGATAGCTAGACCTTTTGGGCCATATGATATGGACCCCCGGGCCATATATCAGCTAATCGAACTATCTAGGAAACTGCAGATACCACCCGAGGATCTGATAGAAATGCTAAAAAGTGGAGATTCAAAGAAACAAGACCTGGTGCTGGATAACCCAGACGATCAGGATAAAATCGATGAAAAAGTGAGCCAGACAGTTTCTTACAAAAAAGACAAGGGGGGGAAATCTCACAACAGGCGACCACAAGACCTTCTTCCAGAGGATCTCCCAGATGACTTAAACACCGAAGATATACTGAACATCCTTGGCGTAGACAACGTGATTAACCAAGCACCCAAATACACCTTCAAACCAGTCAACATCAAAAACGGGCCTGGCAGATCGTCTGCCGGAGGAAGACGGGGGGACTATGCTGCAGCCCAGACTAGGTGGCTCCCAAATAATTCAGACAGAGGCCCGAGCGATAATGGAGAACCTGCGGATGAGGACGAACTGGCCAGTTACTTGGCTACAGTGCTAGCAAAATACCCTCAGATCATCAACTCCAAAGACGCCAAAAGGGTCGCGCAGTCTTCGTCGGCGGAAGATAAAGTGGCCTATGGGAATTACGAACAAGCCATGAAAGATTACTTTGATCAGATGGGTGTTTCCGACAGCGCCTCCACAATTAAAAGATTGTCGGGCCCCCCAGAGGAGGACTCCAAAAACATACCGCACTTGGACGAAGAAATGTTGCTGAAAATGCTGGAGTATATCAACCAAGAGACTGGGGAAACGGAGGACAGGGACCGCTACGCCAAAGTAGTCAATGGAATGTAA